The region AATGTTCCGATAGTTTTCCATCCAGATAGGCAGAAATACATTGGAATTAATGGAGCAATATACATGAGACGCAGATAGCTATCGTTGACTTATATGTTCTTTTACTCTAATCAGTATTCAGAACAAGGAATGAGTCGGTGGATTTTTTCAGCATATCATTTCAGTCATTGGGAGAAACTTGGCCCATTTCAATAAGAGTTTTTTGTTGGGATTTATATATTTACCTCGAAACCTCCTATAATTAAAAGTCCTTGAATATTTAACTCTTTTATTTTTGCTGAAATTTCAGGTAATTGGTCTCCAGGTAAAGTTCTTTTTGTTCCTAAGAAACAACCACCTACAGAAACCCAACCAGTCACGTCTCTCCAagctgaaaaaattattatgtataACATATTTCTATTGATGTTTATCTATGAAGCatgaaataacaaatattaCGTAACCATTATGAAGTAAGAAACAGCTAAGATGTTGGCATTTTTGCAGACCCAATATCGTCTACTGACTTTAGGTATGAAATGAGGTCAAACCTAGTGAGATTTTGGTACCAACCAAAAACATGTAACTGCTTGAGGCATTTAAAAATCTGCAGATATTTGCTTGCCTACTATTGCCATCAATGTGCGATGTTGCCGATGTGTCACTCTGTTTGTGATTCAAATTTGACGTTCTCATTTCATTTGTTCAAAATTGGTTTAGTAGCTaaatcattattgaaaaataaaacatcaaaCTAATACTTGTTAATTGTTACATGATATTTGTTATGTACTTGTTATTGAATGTTGCATAAATGCATTCTAAGAAAATCTTTCTCATAATAcaactgaataataataaagggaACAGAGTTGGAAAGTAGTTACTCACAAAGTTTCTTATAGTTTCCCTCTATGAGACCTTCAATTCCATTTTGAATGCCTAGAACATTACCCGAATACCAAGCAACATTTCGAACAAATGATCTCACTGCAGCATTCATGCCACATGCTGGGGCTCCTACATGCATAACAGCCACAGTTACTGGTTTctgtaaaaatttttaatttattctttgcAAAACATAAccaaaatttaataataaaccATAAATATATCAAACAATCTCCAAACAAATAGCAAACAATAATAATTTCCCTTACCATATTAGGATCCACCACTGGCTTTAAACGAGTCAACATCTTATATGTCTCCAAATTCCTTGAAAATGATCTACCTCTAAGTTCTATTGCTTTGTCCCATTCTTTAGCTTTCATAGCCTTTTAAGAAGAAATATAGTATataatgaaatcgaaattcGAATAATAAAATGCAAAATTACTTGAGCAACTGCTTTTGTTTGTTTGACACATTCCATGAGTGGCAGCCTTATTGCTTGATTGCCTTCCAAAGATATCAAACAAGGAGTCGCCCCTTCTTCAGCTTCCATTAGAGCCATCACAGCCTCAGCACCCATTCGAGATCCCTGTATTTGAAAGAATTAACTATTGGattttaattattgaataatgcCACTCACCAAAACTCTATCGAAAGCTACAGAGTTTCCACCTCTCTGTACATGACCTAAAATAGTGATTCTAGTATCTTGATGTAAGTTATCTACCACAACTTTTTTGATTTGCTCAGCAGTAATAGGTTGACCTTCTACATCAATAGCACCTTCTGCCAAAATTATGATATTCAAACGTTTGCCCATTTCTCTCTCCTAAaagtttataaaaaaattatagcaTGAAAACACATAGAATCGTGAacattgaaaatcaaaaaatcttAATAGGAAATAATTGATGATGTACAAGATGATATTTTTAAAGCTTCAATGGCAATCCGCATAACtttaattctttcaaaaattattgaatttctaaGTCAGAGCCGTTTATAAGCTTTCTCATAAATACAAATCAttataatatgaaataaatacaaattattgtattatgaaatatttatatttttatgagtGGTTCTGGACTTAAAATATCAATTggcgatttaatttttttaattttagtgTCAATGCTTCAGATGCTACACACTGTTTAcacaaaaattgactgaaatcaTAATCTCAGTTAAAATTCAtgcattcatttttcattggatCAGTCCTTAGCTGATTCCTATAGAGCACATATATTCATTGCAAATGATTTTAGGAAGTAACGACTCAGAAGCTAAATAAAATCTATTGTTATAGAAacttgattttgaaattttgattgagAAATAAAACCAAACACAATGTCTAGGTTATATCTCTTCAAtcaatttattttaatcaaaTGAATCCAATTATAGAGTGCTTTCTAGTCACCGGCTGATGCTCCACATGAATATGAAGGGCTTCATGCATTGACAGCTGTGAAATGCCAGACTTATTCAGGCAGGTTtgttcaagttcaatttgatagttTAGTTTTGGCGTGTTGCCGTAATAAGCTTCAGTGCTGAAGATCAGCACCTGTAGTGAATAATGAAGAAGTTTATCCACAATGAAGCATCTACTTTAAGAATTAGAGTTCGCATTTACTAAAAGAATaaaaccaacatttttttaaagCTTTTtcctattattttataatttcaaacaatacAAATATATTTCGAATCTGCGAAAAATGGGGTGTAGAAAAACAAATAAGCTAAATGACAATATCGTTGACTAGATGGCAATAAAATGGATTGATGAATGAAAAAGCAAAAACATACATGCAACTTAGAAATCCATTAGTATATTAGCTAAACACAAATACATAAAAAACTCTTCTAACCCActccaattttttaatttttgtataatttcTCAAATATCTTGTATTGTATCAAGAAAGAATGCTTAtagaatatctcaaaaagtaaaaaaaaggcttcaaattaaaaaagatGTGGATTCGAATCCCAGACTTTGGGATAACATATAAGATTGATTAAATAGCTagacagtaaaaaaaaatctctatcTGATAAGTGAATCCAAGAAATTCTCACTGAACTATCCTAGCAATTAGGcataatgaaagaaattattagtatgactTTCATTATTTCGGTCGATAATTCTCATTGAGAAAACTTTCATGATTTggtatcattaatttcaaagttaGATGATTGAATATTAATGCAAAGCAATATGTTACTGGTTCATGTAGCAATAGTTAAAATCTGAATTATTTAGACATACACAGCATCCCAACTATTAATCTAATGTTATTGGAAGCAGTCCATTTCACAAAATCATGAAATACCTGTTTCAATTTCTTACACATTTTTTCGGGCCAGTTTGCGTTTGGTGGATCTTCAGGAATAAACACGTAATCTGCTTCGGATGCCATAGCAGATAATAAGGCTAAATAGCTGCAAATGCAggattttcaagatttttcatTGATGGACCTAACATTgatacataattttttcaagaaagaaAAGCATTTATTTTGGTCTTTTGAAGCATATAATGAAAACATAATCAGATCTCTGTTAGTTCTAAAGATAACAGACAGCAAGTCAtttctttatgaattatttGCCATAAAAAGACATTGAATGTTtctttaataaatatttatctgaaagaaaagttattttgaaaattgacagAGTAGttgagttattttttattcttgaagGACATCTTAAAATTTGGAGAATGTagaatataatgaaatgaagATGATTTTCAACTTCAATTTTGTATTCATTGGGCTCATTCAGGAGACCAAAACATaagtaaataactattttttcaaCATCAACAAATCAGATTAACTATTTTTTTGATATACCTGGAGATTCTTGATCGATATATTTatgcttcaaaatgaaaaatagtgTTCTGGAGCTTGTCATATATatccaaaatcaaaaatatttctaagAAAAAATGTTAAACTGTTAATCATATACCTCATTGAGTTTTTTACAAAGTATTTCAGGCCAGTGTAAGGGAGGGGGATGttcaggaatgaatatgaaGTCAGCCTCTGAGGACAACCCAGAAACAATTGCTAAATACCtgcaaaatttataatatacatGAACATATGTTCTGGTAAAAATAATCATTCTCAAGTTTTCTGCAGgattttaagaatcttaagttcaattaatattttgttttttaaataagtaccaataataaaaaaagtgtactgaaacataaattttcaaagttggagaattattttgatgctATCAATATCAGTATTCAATGAATTCTTGACTCATACTTCTGCGTAATGGAatgaaattcaatgagaaaaaaaatcaacacataatgaaattattgatcTATCAGTCAAAATAATTCCACATTATCTAAATGTCTAGAGTAACAAAGGGCCAAACTAGACTTATTTTGCAGTTCAAAGGTAATAAATTCTAGGAAAAAATAGGAATGACCTTTATACAAAAAACCATTCATAAACAATAAGTGAGAAAAAGGTAGGAGAGGATATTTTAGTTACTACTGATGTatcagaacaatttttcattcaatttttcatgattataAAAATGGATACAGGTAACGtttttttcatcaagtaaacaCATAAAACAGGTTTCTTGTTAATTCTAAATAATTGATAAAGTATAAAAATTTGATAACATCCTTACCCACAATTTCTTCCCATAACTTCCATAATAAATGTTCTTTGATGAGAGTATGCAGTGCTTGAAATTGCATCTAGGGCTTCAATAATTCTACAAAACAAATTTCCAAATGAAccaaattgaataaaatcaatACCATTAGGCTTAGAATGAAGAATAGATAACAACTTACCTACGAAGTGCACTAGCAGTGCCAATTGTCATATCCGTGCCACAAAAATCATTATCTATGGATCCCACTAAACCGCAAACATtgagaaatttatatttttcccTTTCTTCTTTTGTTATTCTtcctaaaaaaatgaaatattgaaaaaattaccttTTATGCATAATGAACTTACCAGTAGATTCCAGTTCATTCAAGAGATCAGTATACTCAGCTCTAAAAGTATCAGCACCAGTTAATGTACCATCTCCACCTATAGCAACTATATTGGTAATACCTCTCTTTACCAAGTTTTCTGCTGCTTGCAAACGACCCCAACGTTCCCTATAAAGAATCAAGATTATATTTTGTTACTGGCTTTTAAAATACGGccaatattattgaattattatattcagtctttgaagatgaaaataaactttCTCTTTTACAATTTCTTCCATAACTTTTTCAACATGAAATCTACTCAATTCTAATCAGAATTTAATACAAACTACTAAATGTTTTGCAAGCTTTACATACACAACAGGATTATTTCAACCACAAATAATGATAGCATTCTTCAAACCAATCTATGTCATCTATCTAATTGAGCCGAATTGATATGTCACCGTTCTTTCGTTTTCTGTAGTTTGAGATTAGTTCTCCCACTTCCATTTCAACAACTCATCTTTCTCATACAAACAAACCTAACTTGCGAGAAAGTTGAGTTAGATTAGTTTGTATTAGATGAGTTGAAGTAATGTCAGATTACTTTGAAGTGTTAGATTAGTTCGAAAGAGGCTACTAAATTcctcattgaaaaaatgtctAATCTTATAGTAAGTGTCCACTCTTGGGCTATATGACTCCATTCTGGAGACTATTTATTGTTTGTTACTATCACTGTTGTGCtattaaatgatttttttctattacaAACATAGATATATACAAATAGAAGATGAACCTTCGCTCGATCATCATGGGTTTAAAGAGAAGCTTCTAAATAGTGTGGGAACCATTTTCTCGGTAGCTAATCTATGTATGAGCCAatgattattaatatttttttaataaatatgaTAAGGAAGTATTTAAAATcactttcataattttcaaattcacaattctTCCTTATGAACACATAAAACTGAATTGTTTACCCTACCAAAAATATGGAATTAAAGGCTTCACTTTTAAAATAGAGTTCTTCATCTAGTTTGTTCATATATCTAATGCAGCAAGAAGTAGAACTTACTTGAAGTCCATGCATCTTGCAGAACCAATTACTGTACCTCCCATATGTATAATACTACTGACAGCAGACCAGTCTGCTTCAATAATGTTATCTCCTCCATCAACCATTCCTAAAAGAATGATGatataattatattgaatataaagaaTTGACCCGCAATATTGTTGTAACAAAATCAGGCCTATTTAAAGCTATCAAATATTTCTAAACAAATAGTcatattgtgaaatattttgtcAAAACCTTTTACACATAAAAAAAGGAGACGTCTGTAAATAATCACAACAAAGTTAGGTTTAcacaataattgaataaaaattagcATTTTCTTTCATTGTAGAGACAAACATCTTAAAACGTAAACAATGAAGTTCCAATATGGTAAGGTGCCAAATTTAAATTGT is a window of Harmonia axyridis chromosome 2, icHarAxyr1.1, whole genome shotgun sequence DNA encoding:
- the LOC123672865 gene encoding ATP-dependent 6-phosphofructokinase isoform X3, yielding MTGHKFIQRGAYKGKGIAVFTSGGDSQGMNAAVRAVVRTGIYLGCKVFFIREGYQGMVDGGDNIIEADWSAVSSIIHMGGTVIGSARCMDFKERWGRLQAAENLVKRGITNIVAIGGDGTLTGADTFRAEYTDLLNELESTGRITKEEREKYKFLNVCGLVGSIDNDFCGTDMTIGTASALRRIIEALDAISSTAYSHQRTFIMEVMGRNCGYLALLSAMASEADYVFIPEDPPNANWPEKMCKKLKQEREMGKRLNIIILAEGAIDVEGQPITAEQIKKVVVDNLHQDTRITILGHVQRGGNSVAFDRVLGSRMGAEAVMALMEAEEGATPCLISLEGNQAIRLPLMECVKQTKAVAQAMKAKEWDKAIELRGRSFSRNLETYKMLTRLKPVVDPNMKPVTVAVMHVGAPACGMNAAVRSFVRNVAWYSGNVLGIQNGIEGLIEGNYKKLSWRDVTGWVSVGGCFLGTKRTLPGDQLPEISAKIKELNIQGLLIIGGFEAFQTCLQLFEGRPKHPELMIPMVVIPSTISNNVPGTELSIGCDTALNEITEICDRIRLSAQGTKRRVFIVEVMGGHCGYLATLAGLAGGADATYIHEETFNVQDLQQDCYQLAVKMAEGVQRGLVLRNEKASSNYSTDFIHRLYSEEGKGVFSTRMNVLGHMQQGSTPTPFDRTFATKMAAKASDFLLKHINNPSTCASNKANFQPHTACLLGMLKRQYQFSPIIELKSQSNFELRLPKEQWWLSLRPLLRILAKHESAYEEEGIYMTVEDRKL
- the LOC123672865 gene encoding ATP-dependent 6-phosphofructokinase isoform X4, translating into MTGHKFIQRGAYKGKGIAVFTSGGDSQGMNAAVRAVVRTGIYLGCKVFFIREGYQGMVDGGDNIIEADWSAVSSIIHMGGTVIGSARCMDFKERWGRLQAAENLVKRGITNIVAIGGDGTLTGADTFRAEYTDLLNELESTGRITKEEREKYKFLNVCGLVGSIDNDFCGTDMTIGTASALRRIIEALDAISSTAYSHQRTFIMEVMGRNCGYLAIVSGLSSEADFIFIPEHPPPLHWPEILCKKLNEEREMGKRLNIIILAEGAIDVEGQPITAEQIKKVVVDNLHQDTRITILGHVQRGGNSVAFDRVLGSRMGAEAVMALMEAEEGATPCLISLEGNQAIRLPLMECVKQTKAVAQAMKAKEWDKAIELRGRSFSRNLETYKMLTRLKPVVDPNMKPVTVAVMHVGAPACGMNAAVRSFVRNVAWYSGNVLGIQNGIEGLIEGNYKKLSWRDVTGWVSVGGCFLGTKRTLPGDQLPEISAKIKELNIQGLLIIGGFEAFQTCLQLFEGRPKHPELMIPMVVIPSTISNNVPGTELSIGCDTALNEITEICDRIRLSAQGTKRRVFIVEVMGGHCGYLATLAGLAGGADATYIHEETFNVQDLQQDCYQLAVKMAEGVQRGLVLRNEKASSNYSTDFIHRLYSEEGKGVFSTRMNVLGHMQQGSTPTPFDRTFATKMAAKASDFLLKHINNPSTCASNKANFQPHTACLLGMLKRQYQFSPIIELKSQSNFELRLPKEQWWLSLRPLLRILAKHESAYEEEGIYMTVEDRKL
- the LOC123672865 gene encoding ATP-dependent 6-phosphofructokinase isoform X2, with translation MTGHKFIQRGAYKGKGIAVFTSGGDSQGMNAAVRAVVRTGIYLGCKVFFIREGYQGMVDGGDNIIEADWSAVSSIIHMGGTVIGSARCMDFKERWGRLQAAENLVKRGITNIVAIGGDGTLTGADTFRAEYTDLLNELESTGRITKEEREKYKFLNVCGLVGSIDNDFCGTDMTIGTASALRRIIEALDAISSTAYSHQRTFIMEVMGRNCGYLAIVSGLSSEADFIFIPEHPPPLHWPEILCKKLNEEREMGKRLNIIILAEGAIDVEGQPITAEQIKKVVVDNLHQDTRITILGHVQRGGNSVAFDRVLGSRMGAEAVMALMEAEEGATPCLISLEGNQAIRLPLMECVKQTKAVAQAMKAKEWDKAIELRGRSFSRNLETYKMLTRLKPVVDPNMKPVTVAVMHVGAPACGMNAAVRSFVRNVAWYSGNVLGIQNGIEGLIEGNYKKLSWRDVTGWVSVGGCFLGTKRTLPGDQLPEISAKIKELNIQGLLIIGGFEAFQTCLQLFEGRPKHPELMIPMVVIPSTISNNVPGTELSIGCDTALNEITEICDRIRLSAQGTKRRVFIVEVMGGHCGYLATLAGLAGGADATYIHEETFNVQDLQQDCYQLAVKMAEGVQRGLVLRNEKASSNYSTDFIHRLYSEEGKGVFSTRMNVLGHMQQGSTPTPFDRTFATKMAAKASDFLLKHINNPSTCASNKANFQPHTACLLGMLKRQYQFSPIIELKSQSNFEKKIPLVNWWLKLRPLLRILSKPSGVHGDEAIELTIEDRLTDWGHHD
- the LOC123672865 gene encoding ATP-dependent 6-phosphofructokinase isoform X1; amino-acid sequence: MTGHKFIQRGAYKGKGIAVFTSGGDSQGMNAAVRAVVRTGIYLGCKVFFIREGYQGMVDGGDNIIEADWSAVSSIIHMGGTVIGSARCMDFKERWGRLQAAENLVKRGITNIVAIGGDGTLTGADTFRAEYTDLLNELESTGRITKEEREKYKFLNVCGLVGSIDNDFCGTDMTIGTASALRRIIEALDAISSTAYSHQRTFIMEVMGRNCGYLALLSAMASEADYVFIPEDPPNANWPEKMCKKLKQEREMGKRLNIIILAEGAIDVEGQPITAEQIKKVVVDNLHQDTRITILGHVQRGGNSVAFDRVLGSRMGAEAVMALMEAEEGATPCLISLEGNQAIRLPLMECVKQTKAVAQAMKAKEWDKAIELRGRSFSRNLETYKMLTRLKPVVDPNMKPVTVAVMHVGAPACGMNAAVRSFVRNVAWYSGNVLGIQNGIEGLIEGNYKKLSWRDVTGWVSVGGCFLGTKRTLPGDQLPEISAKIKELNIQGLLIIGGFEAFQTCLQLFEGRPKHPELMIPMVVIPSTISNNVPGTELSIGCDTALNEITEICDRIRLSAQGTKRRVFIVEVMGGHCGYLATLAGLAGGADATYIHEETFNVQDLQQDCYQLAVKMAEGVQRGLVLRNEKASSNYSTDFIHRLYSEEGKGVFSTRMNVLGHMQQGSTPTPFDRTFATKMAAKASDFLLKHINNPSTCASNKANFQPHTACLLGMLKRQYQFSPIIELKSQSNFEKKIPLVNWWLKLRPLLRILSKPSGVHGDEAIELTIEDRLTDWGHHD